Below is a window of Impatiens glandulifera chromosome 2, dImpGla2.1, whole genome shotgun sequence DNA.
TGTATATcctataaacaaattaattctaCTTGGTTGCATTAATGAACTGGATATATTATAGCAGATAAAACTGAATAGTCAATATATAACAACATTTATCTTCAATGCGGATCATTTCTAAAGCTTTAATACATCTTTCACTTCACAGTATAATCATATTTTGTCTCCCAATAAGATGTTTCTTTTCTTAACCTTAGCTTCTTTATGTTTGGATTCAGTCAGGACTTCAGGCATGAGGTGAATTTACTGGTAAAGCTTCGTCATCCTAATATTGTTCAATTCTTAGGAGCCGTGACTGACAAAAAGCCTCTAATGTTAATAACTGAGTATCTACGTGGGGTAAGCAGACACTTGTGTTGGATGTGCATGTATATGTTTAgcatacataaaaaaaatcctcAAAGAAATATACATAACAGTACTTATAATGTTGGTACAGGGTGATCTTCATCAGTACTTGAAGGAGAAAGGCCCACTTAGTCCATCAGTTGCCATTAATTTTGCACAAGATATTGCTAGGTAGTTATATAAGGCTACAAGCTTCCAAAACTTCTAAAAGGAAAGATCTAAGAAATCTCACCTCACACTTCCAGTTTGTTTTTCATACAATATAATGGGCACAATTGGAAACACTTTTGAATCTGGATGAGAATCCAGATCTAGATGAAAGCCCGTCAATAAATTTCTGAATTTGTGTCTAAATAAAGTTGTATTTCCAAACGTGATCTCATATGGATCCACATCcaaaaaaagtgtttccaaataaatttattgacggTTTCTTGGTTCCAGATCCAAATccaaaatgttttcaaatggaaAACCTTGCTCTTATACATACTAATATGATGATGATCTTGCTGCATTagggaaaataaaaatgattatttgatTCAACCTACTGAATTCTGCCAGTTCAGCTTGCATGCATGCTGATGAAACTTTGTTATGTTGTACCCAGAGGCATGGCTTATCTTCATAACGAACCAAATGTCATAATTCACAGAGACCTGAAGCCAAGGTCTGTTTCCTTCcaaattttttcattcttcTGTTAAATCATTTAACATGGAGAAATTAtctgaaaaaatgaaaatttgtgGACTGATCGATCAGGAACGTTCTTCTAGTCAACACTAGTGCAGAACACTTGAAAGTTGGGGACTTTGGATTAAGCAAACTCATTAGGGCAGAAAAAGCTCATGATGTCTATAAACTGACTGGAGAAACTGGAAGCTGTGAGCTCCTTTATTTTTACAACTTAAACTGCCTTTCTGTTCTGTGGGAATTACTTCAGAGACTAATAATATATCTTCATCTTTGTTGAacataaccaaaataaaaagatCGTTATATGGCTCCTGAAGTATTTAAGCACAGAAAGTACGACAAGAAGGTTGATGTTTTCTCCTTCGCAATGATTCTATATGAGGTAAGTATGATTAATGTTTCAGTATGAGTTATACCActactaataaaaaaagttattgaaACAGCAATGTTGCTTCTGATTGATTGGTTCAGATGCTTGAAGGCGACCCACCATTGTCAAACATGGAACCTTATGAAGCAGCAAAATGTGTATCTGAAGGACAAAGGCCCAGCTTCAGGGCAAAAGGATATACTTCTGAGTTGAAAGAGTAAGGATAAACATTgcttaaaagttttaaatttgtttcatATCATTTTTACAACCATGTTTTGGTTTTTTCAGGTTAACAGAACAGTGTTGGGCTGCAGATATGAGTCAGAGACCATCTTTCTTAGAGATTCTTAAGCGACTCGAAAAGATTAAGGAAAGCTTACCATCAGATCATCACTGGAACATATTTTCTTGATTGGTTTGGTTCATTGAAACCTAAGATGtgacaaatatttaaacatttccTAATCTAGTTATATATATCTTCATCCTGATTTATCTCCTCTTCCTCATGATTCCAGCAGCTGATGAGTGAGTGCTAAATGGACCAGTAAATTCAAATTGCATGTTTTGTTTCCTTGCTTAAGATAAGCATCCTCCCTTGATCAATGTAAAATGTTTATATGTTTTATGATACAACTTATTAGTTATTACTGCTGTTAATTGCTTTACCCTATTTTTTTGACAATTGGGACTACTCTGTCTTTTCAACTTATTGCATAAACTTGCATTGATATGGATTGTGTCAATTGCATTTTGTCTTTACTAAGTAGTAATTACTTttagtttgtaaatagtttatttcaTGTTTTCAAGTTTCAAAAGGAGAAGACAACTTTATTACTCAtttttattcaactttttttcAGAGGTCTTTTTGATCTTTggtttttaagattttataaaataaaatattgtttaataaaagtatggttatttgagatttttaaggataaattattaaaatgttattttatatttaaaatgtaaatttaataaaaataaagtatttacattttgatattttagttaataaattaattaattctataattagattgtaataatagttaaaaaaaaattgaaaaataaattattcaaagttCAGTCAACTCAACAAAGTTCAGTATTGTTATCAAATAGACTCAAATCGGTCTAATGTTAAATTTAGACTTACTAAATAGTCTATTAATTTATACTAACTTTTAtgaattttagttaatttaataaattttacaaataaaaaagtataaccAATTATCTAATAATCATAATCGATTAATAGAAGTATTtagttataaatttgatttatgaaTATGAATTGTGTATTACCAAATtagtgaaaattaaataatagtcataaacaaataacaatacatatattattaatttcagaATCTTGAACACCCGGATTTAGATATGAGGTCTTTAGATGTATTAATACTCATAATAAATAAAGCAGGTTACTGTTGTGAGGGgcataattaaatagattttaaaGTTTGAGgggcaaaatataaaaaaatcctctggtctttctttctttctttctttttgacAACCATTTGTTGTTACTGTTAGATCTCTAATTTCTTGCGAACGAAGGGGAAGCTGAAATCTAGCTAAgttgacgatgatgatgatgattgatAGGTCTAGAGTCGTTTCAATTCTGTTAGTTCTAGGGTTTCTTTCTAA
It encodes the following:
- the LOC124925646 gene encoding integrin-linked protein kinase 1-like translates to MSGSEGSPTVDGAGHSSSASVEKKKKDKARVSRTSQILWHAHQNDPSAVRKLLEEDPTLVTARDYDKRTPLHVASLHGWIDVAKCLLEFRADVNSQDRWRNTPLADAEGAKKHSMVELLKSYGGNSYGQNGSHFEAKPVAPPLPNKCDWEIDPSELDFSLAHVIGKGSFGEIVKASWRGTPVAIKRILPNLSDDKLVIQDFRHEVNLLVKLRHPNIVQFLGAVTDKKPLMLITEYLRGGDLHQYLKEKGPLSPSVAINFAQDIARGMAYLHNEPNVIIHRDLKPRNVLLVNTSAEHLKVGDFGLSKLIRAEKAHDVYKLTGETGSYRYMAPEVFKHRKYDKKVDVFSFAMILYEMLEGDPPLSNMEPYEAAKCVSEGQRPSFRAKGYTSELKELTEQCWAADMSQRPSFLEILKRLEKIKESLPSDHHWNIFS